From a single Aggregatilinea lenta genomic region:
- a CDS encoding carbohydrate ABC transporter permease, with protein sequence MTGNRTNKTSPRSTRRFYITQSQRRRIETMVAYTIVIAASLIVILPLLWVLLTSFKTRSIAYSIPPKWIFTPTLENYDALLNKYPFPNYFLNSAIVASVTTLLGLLIGAPAAYSFARFNTGGNFLRGWVLNNRTMPAIVVLIPFFLLAQTFHLQNTYTGLIIAYFTFSAPFMIWMLISFFEGVPAEIEEAAHIDGASTLQVLRHVTLPLAAPGIAATSILTFLFAWNEFLFALILTGNETRTLPIAIANFLTQRGVEIGELSAATMTMIVPVVLLTFSIRGYLVRGLSFGGVK encoded by the coding sequence ATGACAGGGAATAGGACGAACAAGACCTCGCCGCGCTCAACACGTCGCTTTTATATCACTCAGTCGCAGCGCCGCCGCATCGAGACGATGGTCGCCTATACTATCGTGATCGCGGCCAGCTTGATCGTGATTCTGCCGCTGCTGTGGGTGTTGCTAACGTCGTTCAAAACGCGGTCGATTGCGTACAGTATTCCGCCCAAATGGATTTTTACGCCGACGCTCGAAAACTATGACGCGCTGCTGAACAAGTATCCTTTTCCGAACTATTTCTTGAACTCGGCTATCGTTGCTTCGGTGACGACGCTGTTGGGCCTGCTGATCGGCGCACCTGCCGCATACTCGTTCGCGCGGTTCAACACGGGCGGGAACTTCCTGCGTGGGTGGGTGCTCAATAACCGGACGATGCCCGCCATCGTGGTCCTGATTCCGTTCTTCCTGCTGGCACAGACGTTTCACCTGCAAAACACCTATACCGGTTTGATCATCGCCTACTTCACGTTTTCGGCTCCATTCATGATCTGGATGCTCATCAGCTTTTTCGAAGGTGTTCCGGCGGAGATCGAAGAGGCGGCGCACATCGACGGCGCGTCCACGCTTCAGGTTTTGCGGCACGTCACGCTGCCGCTGGCCGCGCCGGGCATTGCCGCGACAAGCATCCTCACCTTTTTGTTCGCATGGAACGAGTTTTTGTTCGCCCTGATCCTGACAGGCAACGAGACGCGCACCCTGCCTATCGCCATCGCCAACTTTTTGACGCAGCGCGGCGTGGAGATCGGGGAACTTTCGGCGGCGACCATGACCATGATCGTACCGGTCGTGCTGCTGACCTTCTCGATTCGCGGCTATCTGGTCAGAGGGTTGAGTTTTGGCGGGGTGAAATGA
- a CDS encoding LLM class flavin-dependent oxidoreductase, which yields MDYGVLVDPLLKPGDLIALARQVEQAGFTHFWYPDEKFFRECYVGLTLVAAHTSRIQLGPCVTDPYSRHPIMTAAAIGTLAEVAPGRVWLGLGAGGRGLKAMGITQDRPARAIREAIEVIRGLLAGQSVNYEGEVIRLEDRPLDFTPTESVRIMIGTGHGRYTQQLAGEVADAAMVANYASPDVLDRALVWVRKGAQRAGRSLDDLTLISRVDVAVHADRATARAAVAPKVLSALRSSYPELAYLDVLPPFEMPSELVRVLGKKDYKTRAYYADPAHSAPLIPDVLIDHLAVAGTPAEVTARLRAIGAMGFGQIAIRAVPAGDQTLQSCLDLVATDVLPGLN from the coding sequence ATGGACTACGGTGTGCTCGTCGATCCCCTTCTGAAGCCAGGCGACCTGATCGCTTTGGCCCGCCAGGTCGAGCAGGCCGGGTTCACACACTTCTGGTATCCCGACGAGAAATTCTTCCGCGAGTGTTACGTAGGGCTGACGCTGGTCGCGGCACATACGTCGCGGATTCAGTTGGGGCCGTGCGTGACCGATCCGTACTCGCGCCACCCGATCATGACCGCTGCCGCCATCGGCACGCTGGCCGAAGTTGCGCCGGGGAGGGTATGGCTGGGGCTGGGCGCGGGCGGGCGCGGGCTGAAGGCGATGGGCATCACACAGGATCGTCCGGCGCGGGCTATCCGCGAAGCGATTGAAGTCATTCGCGGGCTTCTGGCGGGGCAGAGTGTGAATTACGAGGGCGAAGTGATCCGGCTGGAGGATCGCCCGCTGGACTTCACGCCGACCGAATCCGTACGAATCATGATCGGAACCGGGCACGGGCGGTATACGCAGCAACTGGCGGGCGAAGTGGCCGACGCCGCGATGGTGGCGAATTACGCCTCGCCTGACGTGCTCGATAGGGCATTGGTTTGGGTGCGGAAGGGCGCGCAGCGTGCCGGGCGCTCGCTGGACGACCTGACGCTGATTTCGCGCGTAGACGTGGCTGTGCACGCGGATCGGGCGACGGCGCGTGCTGCTGTCGCCCCTAAGGTCCTCTCGGCGCTGCGGTCCAGCTACCCCGAACTCGCATACCTGGACGTTTTGCCGCCGTTCGAAATGCCTTCGGAGTTGGTGCGGGTGTTGGGCAAAAAAGACTACAAAACCCGCGCCTACTACGCCGATCCCGCCCACAGTGCACCGCTAATCCCGGACGTTTTGATCGACCATCTTGCGGTCGCAGGCACGCCCGCCGAGGTGACGGCCCGGCTGCGCGCCATCGGCGCGATGGGCTTCGGCCAGATCGCGATCCGCGCCGTGCCCGCCGGGGACCAGACCTTGCAAAGCTGTCTGGACCTCGTAGCGACTGACGTGCTGCCAGGGTTGAACTGA
- a CDS encoding BtpA/SgcQ family protein, which yields MKNRFADLFPHRKPIIAMAHVPPLPGTPLYDAEKGIKGMIASMKSDLEILLDADFDAVMFCNEGDRPYTFQAGYEGVAVMTHIVTELAPRDRPFGVDFLWDAQAALNIAAATGASFIREVATGTYESDMGLWNTDAAQLLRDRRRLDAEDVAIFMNIAPEFASPLGNRTIAQVARSVAVSSLADGLLVSGPMAGAEPNVSALQEAKGAVDGTPVLVNTGTKAENIAAFLDVADGAIVGSYLKQDGYTWNPVDPERVSRFLAATGR from the coding sequence ATGAAAAATCGTTTTGCTGATTTATTTCCGCATCGTAAACCGATTATCGCCATGGCCCATGTGCCGCCGCTGCCTGGCACGCCGCTCTATGATGCGGAAAAGGGCATCAAGGGGATGATCGCCTCGATGAAGTCCGATCTCGAGATTCTGCTGGATGCCGACTTCGACGCCGTGATGTTCTGTAACGAAGGGGATCGCCCCTATACCTTCCAGGCGGGGTACGAAGGCGTGGCTGTTATGACGCACATCGTCACCGAGCTGGCTCCCCGGGATCGCCCCTTTGGTGTGGACTTCCTGTGGGACGCGCAGGCCGCGCTCAACATCGCGGCGGCAACCGGGGCTTCGTTCATTCGAGAGGTCGCTACCGGCACGTACGAATCCGACATGGGGCTGTGGAACACAGACGCCGCCCAACTGCTGCGCGACCGCCGCCGCCTTGACGCGGAAGACGTGGCGATCTTCATGAACATCGCGCCCGAGTTCGCCTCACCGCTGGGGAACCGCACCATCGCGCAGGTCGCGCGCTCGGTGGCCGTATCCAGCCTGGCGGACGGGCTGCTTGTGTCCGGCCCGATGGCGGGCGCGGAACCGAACGTCTCGGCGCTGCAAGAGGCGAAGGGCGCGGTGGACGGCACGCCCGTTTTGGTCAACACCGGGACCAAGGCAGAGAACATCGCTGCGTTCCTGGACGTGGCAGACGGGGCGATTGTCGGATCGTACCTGAAACAGGACGGGTATACCTGGAATCCGGTCGATCCTGAGCGCGTCAGCCGGTTTTTGGCGGCAACAGGGCGCTGA
- a CDS encoding DeoR/GlpR family DNA-binding transcription regulator — MQAKRRKYILDLLMEHHGVSVTELCERLNVSEMTIRRDLRALELEGLLRRTHGGAVSNLGRSYEPLLRVRAEENTDQKASIGKKAAEMVEDGHSIALDVGTTTLEIARALRDKHNLTIITASLPIALEIVSNFSMESDVRLILTGGIVRPGELSMVGEIARHTYATLHVDIAFIGAGGISPAVGITEFNLDDTQIKQELLRTAQRKVLVADSSKFGRTTFATIAPLSAIDTIVTDTGITPEMLKTLHDRHIRVILAE; from the coding sequence ATGCAGGCGAAACGACGAAAATATATCCTGGACCTCTTGATGGAACATCACGGTGTCAGCGTCACCGAGCTGTGCGAGCGCCTGAACGTCTCCGAAATGACCATCCGGCGCGACCTGCGCGCACTCGAATTGGAAGGTCTGCTGCGACGCACGCATGGCGGCGCGGTCAGCAACCTGGGCCGCAGCTACGAGCCACTGCTGCGCGTCCGTGCCGAAGAGAACACGGATCAAAAGGCGTCCATTGGCAAAAAGGCTGCCGAGATGGTCGAGGACGGCCACAGCATCGCGCTCGACGTGGGCACGACGACGCTAGAAATCGCGCGGGCGCTGCGGGATAAGCATAACCTCACCATTATCACCGCCAGCCTACCGATCGCATTGGAGATTGTGTCCAACTTTTCGATGGAATCGGACGTGCGCTTGATCCTGACCGGCGGCATCGTCCGCCCCGGTGAGCTGTCGATGGTGGGCGAAATCGCGCGTCATACTTATGCCACGCTGCATGTAGACATCGCGTTCATCGGTGCGGGCGGGATCAGCCCCGCCGTAGGCATCACCGAATTCAACCTGGACGATACGCAGATCAAGCAGGAACTTCTTCGCACCGCACAACGCAAAGTCCTCGTGGCCGACAGCTCCAAGTTCGGACGCACGACGTTTGCAACCATCGCGCCGCTGTCCGCAATCGATACTATCGTCACCGATACGGGGATCACACCGGAGATGTTGAAGACCTTACATGACCGGCACATTCGGGTGATATTGGCCGAGTAA
- a CDS encoding cysteine-rich KTR domain-containing protein, whose protein sequence is MCKYEWILGPVCSNKTRVKIRGDTVVGAQKSIRWRFFAYATLR, encoded by the coding sequence GTGTGTAAATACGAATGGATATTAGGCCCGGTCTGTAGCAACAAAACACGGGTCAAGATACGTGGTGATACGGTTGTGGGGGCCCAAAAGTCGATCCGTTGGCGATTCTTCGCTTACGCTACCCTCCGATAG
- a CDS encoding ABC transporter permease — protein MEAIKKHFFSDMGVMLGRSMRHIFRSMDTIITVTITPIAMLLLFVYVFGGAIQTGTDNYVNYLLPGILLIAIASGTAYTSYRLFMDMQRGIFERFHSMPIARSAPLWGHVLTSLVSNAISVVVIILVALIMGFRSPAGVLSWLAVAGILALFTLALTWIAVIAGLSAKSVDGVSAFSYPLIFLPFISSAFVPTDSMPSAVRAFAENQPVTSIVEAMRSLLAGQSVGNDIWVALAWCLGIMIVAYLFAMRTYTRTAA, from the coding sequence ATGGAAGCAATCAAGAAACACTTTTTCAGCGATATGGGCGTTATGCTGGGACGTTCCATGCGCCATATTTTCCGCAGCATGGATACCATCATCACGGTCACCATCACTCCGATCGCGATGCTGCTGCTGTTCGTCTATGTGTTTGGCGGCGCGATTCAAACCGGCACGGACAACTATGTGAATTACCTGCTGCCCGGCATCCTGCTGATTGCAATTGCAAGCGGTACCGCCTATACGTCTTACCGTCTGTTTATGGATATGCAAAGAGGCATCTTCGAGCGGTTCCACTCCATGCCGATTGCGCGTTCGGCCCCGCTGTGGGGGCATGTGCTGACCTCGCTGGTATCCAATGCGATTTCGGTTGTTGTCATCATTCTCGTAGCGCTCATTATGGGCTTCCGCTCGCCGGCAGGCGTTTTGTCATGGCTTGCCGTGGCCGGTATTCTCGCGCTGTTTACGCTGGCCTTGACATGGATCGCGGTAATTGCGGGACTGTCCGCAAAATCGGTGGACGGCGTAAGCGCCTTTTCCTACCCGCTCATTTTCCTTCCGTTTATCAGCTCGGCGTTCGTGCCCACCGATTCGATGCCGTCAGCCGTCCGTGCTTTTGCCGAAAACCAGCCAGTAACATCCATCGTCGAAGCGATGCGCTCCCTTCTCGCGGGGCAGTCTGTCGGCAATGACATTTGGGTTGCACTCGCGTGGTGCTTAGGGATAATGATCGTCGCATATCTGTTTGCGATGCGCACATACACACGGACAGCAGCTTGA
- a CDS encoding ABC transporter ATP-binding protein: MQNQAIQVKGLQKSYGKLQVLKGVDFTVEKGSIFALLGSNGAGKTTIVKILTTLLKYDGGTAAANGFDVAAKPDYVRQSISLTGQFAAVDEILTGRENLILIARLRHVKNPRQVADDLLKRFGLTDAADRRVSTYSGGMRRRVDIAMSLIGKPQLIFLDEPTTGLDPEARIEVWKVVKELANGGTTVFLTTQHLEEAEQLADQIAILHEGRIIANGTLAELKKLFPPAKVEYVEKQPTLEEIFLAIINKKEEK, from the coding sequence ATGCAAAACCAGGCAATCCAAGTGAAAGGGCTGCAAAAGTCCTACGGAAAGCTTCAGGTCCTGAAGGGCGTGGATTTTACGGTGGAAAAAGGCAGTATTTTCGCTCTGCTCGGCTCCAACGGCGCGGGCAAGACGACGATTGTCAAAATCCTCACCACCTTGCTCAAATACGACGGCGGAACCGCCGCTGCAAACGGATTCGACGTTGCGGCAAAGCCTGACTATGTGCGGCAGTCGATCAGTCTGACCGGGCAATTCGCCGCTGTCGACGAGATCTTGACCGGGCGAGAAAATCTGATCCTGATCGCCAGGCTGCGGCACGTCAAAAATCCGCGTCAGGTCGCGGACGATCTGCTGAAACGCTTCGGCCTGACCGACGCCGCCGACCGCAGAGTTTCCACCTATTCAGGCGGTATGCGCCGCAGAGTCGACATCGCTATGAGCCTGATCGGAAAACCTCAGCTTATTTTTCTCGACGAGCCGACTACCGGGCTAGACCCCGAGGCGCGTATTGAAGTCTGGAAGGTTGTCAAAGAACTTGCTAACGGCGGCACGACGGTATTCCTGACCACGCAGCATCTGGAGGAAGCTGAACAGCTTGCCGATCAAATTGCCATTTTACATGAGGGCAGGATTATCGCCAACGGCACCCTCGCGGAGCTAAAAAAGCTGTTCCCGCCCGCAAAAGTGGAGTATGTGGAAAAACAGCCGACACTGGAGGAGATATTCCTCGCAATCATCAACAAAAAGGAGGAAAAGTAA
- a CDS encoding MarR family winged helix-turn-helix transcriptional regulator, whose product MSSGSFEKREELLAEFAREVRQFNGLSASFFRAAAAQVGMNVTDIQVTNILDITGPASAGQLAELMGLTTGAITGMIDRLEKAGLVRRERDPEDGRRVIVRLAPNEEALRKMGPVFDSIGGSWDEIASQYSDEQVAFLVEFLKRSNAMSREEIVRLREVPEGVGSDFSAPLGDVERGRLVVAAGTSTLMVRAVTGMSDLCRANFTGSMPTVKVEEGTITVRYPQRLWLLARRQRMAEIMLNTAIPWYIVIRSGGSEVTAELGGLDLLELDANGAGSMFRVELPEPSRAVPIRLDGSGSEFTVRRPPGVAARVHLKGWGSGVVFDDQTVSGMSNDVRLQSPNYAGAARRYDIETSGSGSMITVAAS is encoded by the coding sequence TTGTCAAGTGGCTCTTTCGAAAAGCGTGAGGAACTGCTCGCCGAGTTTGCGCGGGAGGTGCGGCAGTTTAATGGCCTTAGTGCATCCTTTTTCCGGGCGGCAGCGGCGCAGGTCGGGATGAACGTCACTGACATACAGGTTACCAACATCCTGGATATTACCGGGCCGGCATCTGCTGGACAGCTTGCCGAGCTTATGGGCCTGACGACGGGCGCCATCACCGGGATGATCGACCGGTTGGAGAAGGCCGGACTGGTGCGTCGGGAACGCGATCCGGAGGACGGGCGCCGGGTTATCGTCCGGCTCGCCCCGAACGAAGAGGCCCTGCGAAAGATGGGTCCGGTTTTTGATTCCATCGGGGGAAGCTGGGACGAGATCGCCTCTCAGTATAGTGATGAGCAAGTCGCCTTCCTGGTGGAGTTTCTCAAGCGCAGCAACGCGATGTCCAGGGAAGAGATTGTCCGGCTGCGCGAAGTGCCCGAAGGTGTAGGCAGCGACTTCTCCGCGCCGCTTGGCGATGTGGAGCGTGGGCGCCTTGTCGTTGCCGCCGGGACATCCACTCTGATGGTGCGCGCGGTCACTGGAATGAGCGATCTCTGCCGGGCGAACTTCACCGGGTCGATGCCCACGGTGAAAGTGGAAGAAGGGACCATAACCGTCCGCTATCCGCAGCGCCTCTGGCTGCTCGCCCGGCGCCAGCGTATGGCGGAGATCATGCTCAACACCGCGATCCCCTGGTACATTGTGATCCGGAGCGGGGGATCGGAGGTCACTGCCGAACTGGGCGGTCTGGATCTCCTCGAACTGGATGCCAATGGGGCAGGGAGCATGTTCCGCGTCGAACTCCCCGAACCCTCACGCGCGGTTCCTATCCGGCTTGATGGCAGTGGGTCCGAGTTCACCGTCCGGCGCCCGCCGGGCGTCGCAGCTCGAGTCCACCTGAAAGGCTGGGGTTCTGGCGTCGTCTTCGATGATCAAACGGTCAGTGGCATGAGCAACGACGTGCGGCTGCAAAGTCCCAACTATGCAGGTGCAGCCCGGCGCTACGATATTGAAACTTCCGGCAGCGGCAGCATGATTACCGTCGCCGCCAGTTGA
- a CDS encoding ABC transporter permease: protein MDRADDRAAEAGIGDSASLTQITISSGFRRDDTSPTLDMDAVEEIASQPDVSAVVPILSLDGTIDLRASGLRGSGRVYGIYPSTTAYLGVDVAEGTLSLSASDPYGALIGASLQENFYDPDSDTYTAMEVALMGQDLEMRVYTQGTSYRSVTLEATGILSSGSSQDSSIFLPITTVIDLNERISGSEIDADDLVYDQILVQASSREMAGDVLDTLTELGYNASGMGSYLSQINDFFGTMRLMLTAVGGVPLLVAAFGVANTMTMAILERTREIGLMKAVGATDRAILTIFLSEAGMVGLIGGIAGLGLCYVFQYGVNSVLNSMGTTSDTISFMNATISVSDLGGNLIAIPAQLALIALTLAAYVGIAAGLYPAYRAARMTTVLALKSD, encoded by the coding sequence ATGGATCGCGCTGACGACCGGGCTGCCGAGGCCGGGATCGGGGACAGCGCGTCGCTGACGCAGATCACGATCAGCAGCGGCTTCCGCCGGGACGACACCAGCCCGACCCTGGATATGGATGCGGTCGAGGAGATCGCCAGCCAGCCGGATGTCAGCGCGGTGGTTCCCATCCTGTCGCTGGACGGAACGATCGATCTGCGCGCGAGCGGCTTGCGCGGATCGGGGCGGGTGTATGGCATCTATCCCTCAACCACCGCGTATCTCGGCGTTGATGTGGCAGAAGGGACGCTTTCACTCAGCGCCAGCGATCCCTATGGGGCGCTGATTGGTGCGTCGCTCCAGGAAAACTTCTACGATCCCGATTCCGACACCTATACCGCCATGGAAGTCGCGCTGATGGGTCAGGACCTCGAGATGCGCGTTTACACCCAGGGCACCAGCTACCGCTCGGTGACACTTGAGGCGACCGGCATCCTGAGTTCCGGCTCGTCGCAAGACTCGTCCATCTTTCTGCCGATCACCACCGTCATCGACCTTAACGAGCGCATTTCCGGCTCGGAAATCGACGCCGACGATCTCGTCTACGACCAGATCCTGGTGCAGGCTTCCAGCCGCGAAATGGCAGGCGACGTGCTGGATACGCTGACCGAGCTGGGCTATAACGCGTCCGGTATGGGATCATACCTGTCGCAGATCAACGACTTCTTCGGTACGATGCGCCTAATGCTGACCGCCGTCGGCGGCGTCCCGTTGCTGGTCGCGGCGTTCGGCGTTGCCAACACGATGACGATGGCGATCCTCGAACGGACGCGCGAAATCGGCTTGATGAAAGCTGTCGGCGCGACGGACAGGGCGATCCTCACCATCTTTCTGAGCGAAGCGGGCATGGTTGGGCTGATTGGCGGCATCGCGGGGTTGGGGCTGTGTTACGTGTTCCAGTACGGGGTGAATTCCGTGTTGAACAGCATGGGAACCACTTCCGACACGATCAGCTTCATGAACGCGACGATCTCCGTGTCCGACCTGGGCGGCAACCTGATCGCGATCCCTGCTCAGTTAGCCCTGATCGCTCTGACATTGGCCGCGTATGTCGGTATCGCGGCAGGACTATACCCCGCCTATCGCGCTGCGCGCATGACAACCGTCCTGGCGCTGAAATCCGACTGA
- a CDS encoding FAD:protein FMN transferase, which produces MAHMTQNRTLSRRTFLRIVAAGSIGAATAYKLGWDRPDSAEAVSETRLLMGTLINLTLITPDERAGKAAIGACLDHMQALEAILSHYRADSQLSQLNSAGSLDRASEHLTRVLADAQQIAAQTGGAFDVTIKPLTDLYQAALAGGGPLPDAETVEAARACVGCAGLTLDGSRVVFERPGMAITLDGIAKGYIVDEGVQVLRANGFTDVLVEAGGDLVGAGEKQTRPWRIGIEAPRADGAPSLGAIEIVNKAVATSGDYMQPYTSDFSLHHILDPRTGLSAPTLASATVIAERCALADALATAMMVLGPDEGLATLKRFPGSEGYLVGKDAQVWKSEGFVTA; this is translated from the coding sequence ATGGCACACATGACGCAGAACCGAACGTTGAGCCGCCGCACGTTCCTGCGCATTGTGGCGGCAGGGAGTATTGGCGCAGCGACCGCGTACAAGCTGGGCTGGGACCGGCCCGATTCGGCAGAGGCGGTTTCTGAGACGCGGCTGCTGATGGGCACGCTGATCAACCTGACGCTGATCACGCCGGATGAGCGTGCAGGGAAGGCGGCAATCGGCGCGTGCCTGGATCATATGCAGGCGCTTGAGGCGATCCTGAGCCACTACCGCGCGGACAGCCAGCTTTCGCAGTTGAACAGCGCCGGATCGCTAGACAGGGCGAGCGAGCACCTCACGCGTGTTCTGGCCGACGCGCAGCAAATCGCCGCGCAGACGGGCGGCGCGTTCGACGTGACGATCAAGCCGCTGACGGATCTGTATCAGGCGGCGCTGGCAGGCGGTGGGCCGCTGCCGGATGCCGAAACGGTCGAGGCGGCGCGGGCGTGCGTGGGCTGTGCCGGGCTGACGCTCGACGGCAGCCGCGTCGTGTTCGAGCGGCCCGGCATGGCGATCACGTTGGACGGCATCGCCAAGGGCTACATCGTCGATGAGGGCGTGCAGGTGCTGCGCGCAAACGGGTTTACGGACGTGCTGGTCGAGGCGGGCGGCGATCTCGTCGGGGCGGGGGAGAAGCAGACTCGCCCGTGGCGGATCGGCATCGAGGCGCCACGGGCGGATGGCGCGCCTTCTCTCGGCGCCATCGAAATCGTGAACAAGGCGGTGGCGACGTCCGGGGATTATATGCAGCCATATACGTCCGATTTTTCGCTGCACCACATCCTCGATCCCAGGACAGGGCTTTCCGCTCCGACGCTCGCCAGCGCGACCGTTATCGCGGAGCGCTGCGCCCTGGCGGATGCGCTGGCGACCGCAATGATGGTCCTGGGGCCAGACGAGGGGCTGGCGACTCTGAAGCGCTTCCCTGGCAGCGAAGGTTATCTGGTGGGGAAAGACGCGCAGGTCTGGAAATCGGAGGGGTTTGTCACGGCCTGA
- a CDS encoding FMN-binding protein codes for MAVTGNGTKPRQNKRKIERILALLTLSLVAVVWVIGAARAEQDLMGAVKEALPAADHFTRVENGVYAAWAGAGEDERLGYVAIGAANGYGGPVELAVAVDLDGQITGVSVVSDKETPAWFERVENKGFIDQLSGKSYQDAFEVGEDVDGVTGATYTSRGLAEAALDGSRLAAKHLGLEVPAQESPSIKFGVPEIAVLALFAVGFFGHRRGFKYKKQARWGSMLAGLIVLGFLYNAPLTLAYFAKLVLGYWPQWQTNLYWYLLLGGILFVFTVDNKNPYCEWFCPFGAAQECLGLIGGAKTYPLRRHRDWLTWTKRGLALAAILLGVFFRNPGLASFEIFGTLFSFVGSTLQFVVLALVLIAALFVKRPWCHYLCPVDSVVELIRVIRQWVKELWEKINPRKRIA; via the coding sequence ATGGCGGTAACTGGAAATGGAACGAAGCCACGCCAGAATAAGCGTAAGATCGAGCGGATTCTGGCGCTGCTGACATTGAGCCTGGTCGCGGTCGTGTGGGTGATAGGCGCGGCGCGGGCCGAGCAGGATTTGATGGGAGCGGTGAAGGAAGCGCTGCCAGCGGCGGATCACTTCACGCGCGTCGAGAACGGCGTTTACGCAGCCTGGGCCGGAGCCGGTGAAGACGAGCGGCTGGGCTATGTGGCGATCGGGGCTGCGAACGGGTACGGCGGGCCGGTCGAGCTGGCCGTCGCGGTCGATCTGGATGGCCAGATCACAGGCGTGAGTGTGGTCAGCGATAAGGAAACGCCCGCATGGTTCGAGCGGGTCGAGAACAAGGGCTTCATCGACCAGTTGTCCGGTAAATCGTACCAGGATGCGTTCGAAGTAGGCGAAGATGTGGACGGCGTGACCGGCGCGACGTATACCTCGCGCGGGCTGGCCGAGGCCGCGCTGGACGGCAGCCGTCTGGCGGCGAAACACCTGGGGCTTGAGGTCCCGGCGCAGGAATCGCCGTCGATCAAGTTCGGCGTGCCGGAGATCGCAGTGCTAGCGCTGTTCGCCGTCGGGTTCTTCGGCCACCGGCGCGGATTCAAGTACAAAAAACAGGCGCGGTGGGGATCGATGCTGGCGGGCCTGATCGTGCTGGGCTTCCTGTATAACGCCCCGCTGACCCTGGCCTACTTCGCCAAGCTCGTTTTGGGGTACTGGCCGCAGTGGCAGACGAACCTGTACTGGTATCTGCTGCTCGGCGGAATCCTGTTCGTGTTCACGGTCGATAACAAAAATCCGTACTGCGAATGGTTCTGCCCGTTTGGTGCGGCGCAGGAATGCCTGGGCCTCATCGGCGGTGCGAAGACGTACCCGCTGCGCCGTCACCGCGATTGGCTCACCTGGACCAAGCGTGGGCTGGCCCTCGCCGCGATTCTGTTGGGCGTGTTTTTCCGCAATCCGGGGCTGGCGAGCTTCGAGATCTTCGGGACGCTGTTTAGCTTTGTTGGCAGCACGCTTCAGTTCGTAGTGCTGGCGCTGGTGCTAATCGCCGCGCTATTCGTCAAACGCCCGTGGTGTCATTACCTGTGCCCGGTCGACTCGGTGGTGGAACTCATTCGTGTCATTCGTCAATGGGTGAAAGAGCTATGGGAAAAGATCAACCCACGCAAAAGGATCGCGTGA